A window from Micromonospora terminaliae encodes these proteins:
- a CDS encoding zinc-dependent metalloprotease, producing MQQFMSQLQHLLSAPGSGPVNWDLARQVAASQLAAAGDPAVSPFERNAVEEALRIADLWLEPATSWPTGIRTSVAWNRNEWIFKTLDVWRKLCDPVASRMVGAMGDLVPPEARAQLGPMQSMVATLGGALFGGQLGQALGSLAAEVLSAGDIGLPLGPAGTAALVPANIRAYGEGLELPEDEVRLYVALREAAHQRLFQHVPWLRGHVLTAVENYAAGIRVNREAIEEAMGRVDPTDPESMQAIALEGIFTPEDTPAQKASLARLETVLALVEGWVCHVVDSAAGDRLPNVVRLGEAFRRRRAAGGPAEQTFAALVGLELRPRRLREATVLWSALTEHRGIAGRDAVWGHPDLLPSDEDFANPEAFAATTSDLDEELANFDFTAPGAPEEQAPGEDDDKS from the coding sequence ATGCAGCAGTTCATGTCGCAGTTGCAGCACCTGCTCTCGGCGCCGGGCAGCGGACCGGTCAACTGGGACCTCGCCCGGCAGGTCGCCGCGAGCCAGCTCGCCGCCGCCGGCGACCCGGCGGTCTCGCCGTTCGAACGCAACGCGGTGGAGGAGGCGCTGCGCATCGCCGACCTCTGGCTGGAGCCGGCCACCTCGTGGCCCACCGGCATCCGCACCTCGGTGGCCTGGAACCGCAACGAGTGGATCTTCAAGACCCTCGACGTGTGGCGCAAGCTCTGCGACCCGGTCGCCAGCCGGATGGTCGGCGCCATGGGCGACCTGGTGCCGCCGGAGGCCCGCGCCCAGCTCGGCCCGATGCAGTCGATGGTCGCCACGCTGGGCGGCGCCCTCTTCGGCGGCCAGCTCGGCCAGGCGCTCGGCTCACTCGCCGCCGAGGTGCTCTCCGCCGGCGACATCGGCCTGCCGCTCGGCCCCGCCGGCACCGCCGCGCTCGTCCCCGCGAACATCCGGGCGTACGGCGAGGGCCTCGAACTGCCCGAGGACGAGGTCCGCCTCTACGTGGCCCTGCGCGAGGCCGCCCACCAGCGGCTCTTTCAGCACGTCCCGTGGCTGCGCGGGCACGTGCTCACCGCGGTCGAGAACTACGCCGCGGGCATCCGGGTCAACCGGGAGGCGATCGAGGAGGCGATGGGCCGGGTCGACCCGACCGACCCGGAGTCGATGCAGGCGATCGCCCTGGAGGGCATCTTCACCCCCGAGGACACCCCGGCGCAGAAGGCGTCGCTGGCCCGGCTGGAGACCGTCCTCGCCCTGGTCGAGGGCTGGGTGTGCCACGTGGTCGACAGCGCGGCGGGCGACCGGCTGCCGAACGTGGTCCGCCTCGGCGAGGCGTTCCGCCGTCGCCGGGCCGCCGGCGGTCCGGCCGAGCAGACCTTCGCCGCCCTGGTGGGCCTGGAGCTGCGGCCGCGCCGGCTGCGCGAGGCGACCGTGCTCTGGTCGGCGCTCACCGAGCACCGCGGGATCGCCGGCCGGGACGCCGTCTGGGGCCACCCCGACCTGCTCCCGTCGGACGAGGACTTCGCCAACCCGGAGGCGTTCGCCGCGACCACCAGCGACCTGGACGAGGAGCTGGCGAACTTCGACTTCACCGCACCCGGGGCGCCGGAGGAGCAGGCCCCGGGCGAGGACGACGACAAGTCCTGA
- a CDS encoding YlbL family protein, giving the protein MRRRGVTVLLGALLTALLSVGVLSVPIPYVVLGPGPTVNTLGSEDGKEIIQVTGRATSTSAGQLRLTTVGVQPTVRLRSALAGWFSSDEAVVPRELVYPPGESQEEVEKRNAEDFQNSQTSAETAALRELGYPIRVLVKAVTAGGPSVDVLKPNDVITSVDGQPVTSAARLTELIRAKPAGTELKIGYTRAGAAATATVTSREQDGRPRIGIEIDQQQPHPFTLKIDLGDIGGPSAGLMFALGIVDKLEPADLTGGKVIAGTGTIDDEGRVGPIGGIAQKLVGAKQAGAKVFLVPADNCAEAVRNPQPDLPLLKVASLDDALTALEKIRAGGQPTRC; this is encoded by the coding sequence ATGAGACGTCGCGGCGTGACCGTACTCCTCGGTGCACTGCTCACCGCCCTGCTCAGCGTCGGCGTGCTGAGCGTGCCGATCCCGTACGTGGTGCTCGGTCCCGGCCCGACGGTCAACACGCTGGGCAGCGAGGACGGCAAGGAGATCATCCAGGTCACCGGCCGGGCGACGTCCACCTCGGCCGGGCAGCTCCGGCTGACCACGGTGGGTGTGCAGCCCACCGTCCGGCTGCGCTCGGCCCTGGCCGGCTGGTTCTCCTCGGACGAGGCGGTGGTGCCACGGGAGCTGGTCTACCCGCCGGGGGAGTCGCAGGAGGAGGTCGAGAAGCGCAACGCCGAGGACTTCCAGAACTCGCAGACCAGCGCCGAGACGGCGGCCCTGCGCGAGCTGGGCTACCCGATCCGGGTGCTGGTCAAGGCGGTCACCGCGGGCGGGCCGTCGGTCGACGTGCTCAAGCCCAACGACGTGATCACCTCGGTCGACGGCCAGCCGGTGACGAGCGCGGCCCGGCTCACCGAGCTGATCCGGGCGAAGCCGGCCGGCACCGAGTTGAAGATCGGCTACACCCGGGCCGGTGCGGCGGCCACCGCCACGGTGACCAGTCGCGAGCAGGACGGCCGTCCCCGCATCGGCATCGAGATCGACCAGCAGCAGCCGCACCCGTTCACCCTGAAGATCGACCTCGGCGACATCGGCGGCCCCAGCGCCGGACTCATGTTCGCCCTGGGCATCGTCGACAAGCTGGAGCCGGCCGACCTGACCGGCGGGAAGGTCATCGCCGGCACCGGCACCATCGACGACGAGGGCCGGGTCGGCCCGATCGGCGGCATCGCCCAGAAGCTGGTCGGCGCCAAGCAGGCCGGGGCGAAGGTGTTCCTGGTGCCCGCCGACAACTGCGCCGAGGCGGTCCGCAACCCGCAGCCCGACCTGCCGCTGCTCAAGGTGGCGTCGCTGGACGACGCGCTGACGGCGCTGGAGAAGATCCGCGCGGGAGGGCAGCCGACCCGCTGCTGA
- a CDS encoding UPF0182 family protein → MVMRSSPLPRMSRRGRVTIGVLIGVFVLFTLLGWGVNAWTDWLWFDEVRYTQVFTGVLATRLLLFLVIGLGMGVILAGNLWLAYRLRPQLRPHSAEQATLERYRMLLSPRLGAWIALASAVIGLFAGLSAQGRWSQWLLFRNGGSFGVKDPEFGVDIGFYVFQLPFWRYLLGVGFTAVVLALLGALAVHYIYGGVRLQGVGDRMTNAARAHLSSLVAVFVLLKAIAYVLDQRAMLLEYNEGAKLYGAGYADINALLPAKEILAWIAVVVAVAIIVFSNAWMRNLVWPGIALALLGVSAVAIGGIYPWAVQTFEVKPSARDKEAPYIERSIKATRAAFGLTDTKSTGYAANNLVPPASLATDTSVVQNVRLLDPQLVSETYTQLQQVRGFYDFGPKLDIDRYAVSGKTSDYVVGVREINYGELTDQQSNWINRHTVYTHGYGLVAAPANRICGNGTPYFVSGFLGGATKEEVQGCTSPTEQIPAQQPRIYYGERMEADDYAIVGQTGDRDVEFDKPTSTGGEQYYTYTGEGGVEIGSFPRRLLYAIKEQESNFLLSEAVNDNSKLLYVRNPRDRVEKVAPFLTLDGDPYPAVVNGRVIWIIDGYTTAATYPYAERVNLQAETADELTGRGTFQLARENVNYIRNSVKATVDAYDGTVKLYAFDDADPVLKAWNKAFGGDLVLPKGDIPPELAEHFRYPADLFKVQRNLLARFHVTDPGDFYSGQDFWQVPNVPDAPDGGSKQPPYYLFTQFPGQDGPRFQLTSAVTPNRRENLAALISGSYVDGRPHLEVLELPDQTRISGPVQVHQQMTNNGDIRQQLNLLSSGQSQVQYGNLLSLPFGDGMLYVEPVYVKSNSQNAFPQLQRVLLSYGDGGSYVVLANNLSDGIKQLVEQGKRAPGGSPPPSTGENPPTTGGTAPPVLTGELAEAADKVQSAIGEVKAAQASGDFERYGRALKALDDAMTAFQQAQAAANPAPGPAPSGSPPASPPASPSASPTPNG, encoded by the coding sequence GTGGTCATGCGTAGCAGCCCCCTGCCGAGGATGAGCCGGCGCGGACGCGTCACCATCGGGGTCCTGATCGGGGTGTTCGTGCTCTTCACCCTGCTCGGGTGGGGTGTCAACGCGTGGACCGACTGGCTCTGGTTCGACGAGGTCCGCTACACGCAGGTCTTCACCGGTGTGCTCGCCACCCGGCTGCTGCTGTTCCTGGTCATCGGGCTCGGCATGGGGGTGATCCTCGCCGGCAACCTCTGGCTGGCCTACCGGCTGCGGCCGCAGCTGCGCCCGCATTCCGCCGAACAGGCCACCCTGGAGCGCTACCGGATGCTGCTGAGCCCCCGGCTCGGCGCGTGGATCGCCCTGGCCTCCGCGGTCATCGGGCTCTTCGCCGGTCTCTCCGCACAGGGCCGGTGGAGCCAGTGGCTGCTGTTCCGCAACGGCGGCAGCTTCGGTGTGAAGGACCCGGAGTTCGGCGTCGACATCGGCTTCTACGTCTTCCAGCTGCCGTTCTGGCGCTACCTGCTCGGCGTCGGCTTCACCGCCGTGGTGCTCGCCCTGCTCGGGGCGCTGGCCGTGCACTACATCTACGGCGGGGTGCGGCTGCAGGGCGTCGGGGACCGGATGACCAACGCGGCCCGGGCCCACCTGAGCTCGCTGGTCGCGGTGTTCGTGCTGCTCAAGGCAATCGCGTACGTGCTGGACCAGCGGGCCATGCTGCTGGAGTACAACGAGGGCGCCAAGCTCTACGGCGCCGGCTACGCCGACATCAACGCGCTGCTCCCGGCGAAGGAGATCCTCGCCTGGATCGCCGTGGTGGTGGCCGTCGCGATCATCGTGTTCTCCAACGCGTGGATGCGGAACCTGGTCTGGCCCGGCATCGCGCTCGCCCTGCTCGGCGTGTCGGCCGTGGCGATCGGCGGCATCTACCCGTGGGCCGTGCAGACCTTCGAGGTCAAGCCGAGCGCCCGCGACAAGGAGGCGCCGTACATCGAGCGCAGCATCAAGGCGACGAGGGCCGCGTTCGGGCTGACCGACACCAAGAGCACCGGGTACGCGGCGAACAACCTCGTCCCGCCGGCCAGCCTGGCCACCGACACCTCGGTGGTGCAGAACGTCCGGCTGCTCGACCCGCAGCTGGTGTCGGAGACGTACACGCAGCTCCAGCAGGTCCGCGGCTTCTACGACTTCGGCCCGAAGCTCGACATCGACCGGTACGCGGTGAGCGGCAAGACCTCCGACTACGTGGTCGGCGTCCGTGAGATCAACTACGGCGAGCTGACCGACCAGCAGAGCAACTGGATCAACCGGCACACCGTCTACACCCACGGGTACGGCCTGGTCGCCGCCCCGGCCAACCGGATCTGCGGCAACGGCACGCCGTACTTCGTCTCCGGCTTCCTCGGTGGCGCCACCAAGGAGGAGGTGCAGGGGTGCACCTCGCCGACCGAGCAGATTCCGGCCCAGCAGCCGCGGATCTACTACGGCGAGCGGATGGAGGCCGACGACTACGCGATCGTCGGGCAGACCGGGGACCGCGACGTCGAGTTCGACAAGCCGACCTCCACCGGTGGCGAGCAGTACTACACGTACACCGGCGAGGGTGGCGTCGAGATCGGCTCGTTCCCCCGCCGCCTGCTGTACGCGATCAAGGAGCAGGAGTCGAACTTCCTGCTCTCCGAGGCGGTCAACGACAACTCCAAGCTGCTCTACGTGCGTAACCCGCGGGACCGCGTGGAGAAGGTGGCGCCGTTCCTCACCCTGGACGGCGACCCGTACCCGGCGGTGGTGAACGGCCGGGTCATCTGGATCATCGACGGCTACACCACGGCGGCGACCTACCCGTACGCGGAGCGGGTGAACCTCCAGGCCGAGACGGCCGACGAGCTGACCGGGCGGGGCACCTTCCAGCTGGCCCGGGAGAACGTCAACTACATCCGCAACTCGGTGAAGGCGACCGTCGACGCGTACGACGGCACGGTCAAGCTCTACGCGTTCGACGACGCCGATCCGGTGCTCAAGGCGTGGAACAAGGCCTTCGGCGGTGACCTGGTGCTGCCCAAGGGCGACATCCCGCCGGAGCTGGCCGAGCACTTCCGCTACCCGGCCGACCTGTTCAAGGTGCAGCGCAACCTGCTCGCCCGGTTCCACGTCACCGACCCCGGCGACTTCTACTCCGGTCAGGACTTCTGGCAGGTCCCGAACGTGCCGGACGCCCCGGACGGCGGGTCGAAGCAGCCGCCCTACTACCTCTTCACCCAGTTCCCCGGGCAGGACGGGCCGCGCTTCCAGCTCACCTCTGCGGTCACCCCGAACCGCCGGGAGAACCTGGCGGCGCTGATCTCCGGCTCGTACGTGGACGGGCGGCCCCATCTGGAGGTGCTGGAGTTGCCGGACCAGACGCGGATCTCCGGGCCGGTCCAGGTGCACCAGCAGATGACCAACAACGGTGACATCCGGCAGCAGCTCAACCTGCTCTCCTCCGGGCAGTCCCAGGTGCAGTACGGCAACCTGCTCTCGCTGCCGTTCGGCGACGGGATGCTCTACGTCGAACCCGTCTACGTGAAGAGCAACTCCCAGAACGCCTTCCCGCAGTTGCAGAGGGTGCTGCTGTCGTACGGCGACGGCGGCTCGTACGTGGTGCTGGCGAACAACCTGAGCGACGGCATCAAACAGCTCGTCGAGCAGGGCAAACGGGCACCTGGCGGCAGCCCGCCGCCGAGCACCGGCGAGAACCCGCCGACGACCGGCGGCACCGCACCGCCGGTGCTCACCGGCGAGCTGGCCGAGGCGGCCGACAAGGTGCAGAGCGCGATCGGTGAGGTCAAGGCCGCGCAGGCGTCCGGCGACTTCGAGCGGTACGGGCGGGCGCTGAAGGCGCTCGACGACGCCATGACCGCGTTCCAGCAGGCGCAGGCGGCGGCCAACCCGGCGCCCGGCCCGGCCCCCAGCGGCAGCCCTCCGGCGTCGCCGCCGGCCTCACCCTCAGCCTCGCCGACACCGAACGGCTGA